One Triticum dicoccoides isolate Atlit2015 ecotype Zavitan chromosome 4B, WEW_v2.0, whole genome shotgun sequence genomic window carries:
- the LOC119290779 gene encoding ankyrin repeat-containing protein At5g02620-like isoform X1, translating into MDSARAAQAATRRKKMTKQLTGKRDDTALHGAARAGLLVAVQETLSGASPEELRALLSKQNTAGETPLFVAAEYGYVALVNEMVKYHDVATAGIKARSGYDALHIAAKQGDVEVVKELLQALPELAMTVDASNTTALNTAATQGHMEVVRLLLEVDGTLALIARSNGKTALHSAARNGHVQVVRALLEAEPSIALRVDKKGQTALHMAAKGTNLDLVDALLAADPSLLNLPDNKGNTALHIASRKARHQIIKRLLELPDTNLKAINRAAETPLDTAEKMGNGEVAGVLTEHGVQSARALSPTSGGNPARELKQQVSDIKHEVHSQLEQTRQTRVRMQGIQKRINKLHEEGLNNAINSTTVVAVLIATVAFAAIFTVPGEYVDADNLGPGQELGEANIAHQTPFIIFFVFDSVALFISLAVVVVQTSVVVIERKAKKQMMAVINKLMWVACVLISVAFLALSFVVVGRTEQWLAVAVTIMGATILVTTIGTMLYWVIAHRLEAKRMRNIKRSSMSRSRSHSGSGLSEHEWVDEEFKKMYAI; encoded by the exons ATGGACTCGGCCAGGGCGGCGCAGGCGGCCACGCGGCGCAAGAAGATGACCAAGCAGCTCACCGGGAAGCGGGACGACACGGCGCTGCACGGGGCGGCGCGCGCCGGGCTGCTCGTCGCCGTGCAGGAGACGCTGTCCGGCGCGTCGCCAGAGGAGCTGCGCGCGCTGCTGTCCAAGCAGAACACGGCCGGGGAGACGCCGCTGTTCGTCGCCGCCGAGTACGGCTACGTGGCCCTGGTGAACGAGATGGTCAAGTACCACGACGTCGCCACCGCCGGCATCAAGGCCCGCAGCGGCTACGACGCCCTCCACATTGCCGCCAAGCAAGGGGATGTAG AGGTGGTGAAGGAACTGCTGCAGGCGCTGCCGGAGCTGGCCATGACGGTGGACGCGTCGAACACGACGGCTCTCAACACCGCGGCGACGCAGGGGCACATGGAGGTGGTGCGGCTGCTGCTGGAGGTGGACGGGACCCTGGCGCTGATCGCGCGGAGCAACGGCAAGACGGCGCTGCACTCGGCGGCGAGGAACGGCCACGTGCAGGTGGTGCGCGCGCTGCTGGAGGCGGAGCCCAGCATCGCGCTCCGGGTGGACAAGAAGGGGCAGACGGCGCTGCACATGGCCGCCAAGGGCACCAACCTCGACCTCGTAGAcgcgctcctcgccgccgacccttcgcTGCTCAACCTCCCGGACAACAAGGGCAACACCGCGCTGCACATCGCCTCCCGCAAGGCGCGGCACCAGATCATTAAGCGTCTGCTCGAGCTGCCGGACACGAACCTCAAGGCGATCAACCGGGCCGCCGAGACGCCGCTGGACACGGCGGAGAAGATGGGCAACGGCGAGGTGGCCGGCGTGCTGACGGAGCACGGCGTGCAGTCGGCCCGCGCCCTGAGCCCCACGAGCGGCGGCAACCCGGCGCGCGAGCTGAAGCAGCAGGTGAGCGACATCAAGCACGAGGTGCACTCGCAGCTGGAGCAGACGCGGCAGACGCGCGTGCGGATGCAGGGAATCCAGAAGCGCATCAACAAGCTCCACGAGGAAGGGCTGAATAACGCCATCAACTCCACCACGGTGGTGGCCGTGCTGATCGCCACGGTGGCGTTCGCGGCCATCTTCACGGTGCCCGGCGAGTACGTGGACGCGGACAACCTGGGGCCGGGGCaggagctgggcgaggccaacatcgCCCATCAGAcccccttcatcatcttcttcgTGTTCGACTCGGTGGCGCTCTTCATCTcgctggcggtggtggtggtgcagaCGTCGGTGGTGGTGATCGAGCGGAAGGCCAAGAAGCAGATGATGGCGGTGATCAACAAGCTCATGTGGGTGGCGTGCGTGCTCATCAGCGTCGCCTTCCTGGCGCTGTCGTTCGTCGTCGTAGGGCGCACGGAGCAGTGGCTGGCCGTCGCGGTCACCATCATGGGCGCCACCATCCTGGTCACCACCATCGGCACCATGCTCTACTGGGTCATCGCGCACCGGCTCGAGGCCAAGCGCATGCGCAACATCAAGCGCTCGTCGATGAGCCGCTCGCGCTCACACTCGGGGTCTGGACTGTCCGAGCACGAGTGGGTCGACGAGGAGTTCAAGAAGATGTACGCCATCTGA
- the LOC119290779 gene encoding ankyrin repeat-containing protein At5g02620-like isoform X2, with protein MTVDASNTTALNTAATQGHMEVVRLLLEVDGTLALIARSNGKTALHSAARNGHVQVVRALLEAEPSIALRVDKKGQTALHMAAKGTNLDLVDALLAADPSLLNLPDNKGNTALHIASRKARHQIIKRLLELPDTNLKAINRAAETPLDTAEKMGNGEVAGVLTEHGVQSARALSPTSGGNPARELKQQVSDIKHEVHSQLEQTRQTRVRMQGIQKRINKLHEEGLNNAINSTTVVAVLIATVAFAAIFTVPGEYVDADNLGPGQELGEANIAHQTPFIIFFVFDSVALFISLAVVVVQTSVVVIERKAKKQMMAVINKLMWVACVLISVAFLALSFVVVGRTEQWLAVAVTIMGATILVTTIGTMLYWVIAHRLEAKRMRNIKRSSMSRSRSHSGSGLSEHEWVDEEFKKMYAI; from the coding sequence ATGACGGTGGACGCGTCGAACACGACGGCTCTCAACACCGCGGCGACGCAGGGGCACATGGAGGTGGTGCGGCTGCTGCTGGAGGTGGACGGGACCCTGGCGCTGATCGCGCGGAGCAACGGCAAGACGGCGCTGCACTCGGCGGCGAGGAACGGCCACGTGCAGGTGGTGCGCGCGCTGCTGGAGGCGGAGCCCAGCATCGCGCTCCGGGTGGACAAGAAGGGGCAGACGGCGCTGCACATGGCCGCCAAGGGCACCAACCTCGACCTCGTAGAcgcgctcctcgccgccgacccttcgcTGCTCAACCTCCCGGACAACAAGGGCAACACCGCGCTGCACATCGCCTCCCGCAAGGCGCGGCACCAGATCATTAAGCGTCTGCTCGAGCTGCCGGACACGAACCTCAAGGCGATCAACCGGGCCGCCGAGACGCCGCTGGACACGGCGGAGAAGATGGGCAACGGCGAGGTGGCCGGCGTGCTGACGGAGCACGGCGTGCAGTCGGCCCGCGCCCTGAGCCCCACGAGCGGCGGCAACCCGGCGCGCGAGCTGAAGCAGCAGGTGAGCGACATCAAGCACGAGGTGCACTCGCAGCTGGAGCAGACGCGGCAGACGCGCGTGCGGATGCAGGGAATCCAGAAGCGCATCAACAAGCTCCACGAGGAAGGGCTGAATAACGCCATCAACTCCACCACGGTGGTGGCCGTGCTGATCGCCACGGTGGCGTTCGCGGCCATCTTCACGGTGCCCGGCGAGTACGTGGACGCGGACAACCTGGGGCCGGGGCaggagctgggcgaggccaacatcgCCCATCAGAcccccttcatcatcttcttcgTGTTCGACTCGGTGGCGCTCTTCATCTcgctggcggtggtggtggtgcagaCGTCGGTGGTGGTGATCGAGCGGAAGGCCAAGAAGCAGATGATGGCGGTGATCAACAAGCTCATGTGGGTGGCGTGCGTGCTCATCAGCGTCGCCTTCCTGGCGCTGTCGTTCGTCGTCGTAGGGCGCACGGAGCAGTGGCTGGCCGTCGCGGTCACCATCATGGGCGCCACCATCCTGGTCACCACCATCGGCACCATGCTCTACTGGGTCATCGCGCACCGGCTCGAGGCCAAGCGCATGCGCAACATCAAGCGCTCGTCGATGAGCCGCTCGCGCTCACACTCGGGGTCTGGACTGTCCGAGCACGAGTGGGTCGACGAGGAGTTCAAGAAGATGTACGCCATCTGA